DNA sequence from the Bdellovibrionota bacterium genome:
CAAGCTCTACGGCGTCGTTTTGCCGGGTAAGAAACCTGCGGTTATGGCGAAGGCCAAGAAGTTCGCCGCGGATCTCGTACTAGGGAAAGAAGTGCTGGTGGACGCGAAGGGGAAGGACCGCAAAGGGCGAATCTTCGCCATGGTGAGCCTGCCTCCCGGACCCAACTTGAACCATGAGCTTGTGAGAGAGGGATACGCTCAATGGAACCAAAAGCATGCGAAGGACATATACGCCAAGGATCTCCAGGACCAAGCCAAGATGGCCAAGAAGGGCATGTGGGCCGAGCCGAAAAAGAAGCGTGGCTGAGGTGAGCCCGCAGACAAACGGGCGACATTCTTGGATGGCACGAGCGCCGTTGTAACTTGACCGGTTATGGCGGGAGGAGGCTTGGGGGAGTTCGTTTACGATTGGGTTCGGAAGATCCCGAGCGGGCGTGTAATGACCTATGGGCAGATATCCGCGCTTCTTAAAGGCCGCCTTTCGGCGCGCGCCGTAGGCTGGATGATGCATTCAAGCCCCAAGGGCGTCCCTTGGCATCGGGTGGTGAACGCCTCCGGCGGTTGCTCCACAGACAGACTCTCTAGTCTTCCGGCGGGGTTTCAGCGGCACCTTTTGGAAAAGGAGAAGGTGAAATTCCGGACCAACGGCACGATGAATCTGAACCGATACCGCTGGATCCCGACTGTTTTACTCTTGTTTTTGTAATCGGACCTTCGCGTGGGGATCTCCACTAACGTACCTATTCAAGTACGCTTCGGGGCATTTTGACCCTGCGGCCTCGATCACGGGCTTTTCGCTCGGTCTCGCGAGGAATCCATTTATGAGACCGGTTCTAGTCAGCTCTTGTGAGTACGAGTACCGGGGAGTTATAGAGTCTCACCGTCAAATCGGTGACCGGCAGTTCGCTTGTGAGAAGCCCGACCCGCTCTCCACCCAAAAACACCTGTCCCCCCCCTTGATTTTGCACGGCCCATACGAGAATTGCGAAATAGCGATAATCGGATAATTCCTTTACGTTTTCAGCATAAATTGTGAAGGGGAAGGGGAACCCGGAGGTGATGGGATAAACCTGAAAGTACGTCTGTTTGTGTTCAGTGATAATGTCATCGTTGTAACCAAAGACCTTGAGTTCTAGAAGAGTGGCATCGCCTACTTCAGCGTTCTCATCGACGACAATTTGCCCTGAGATTTCCGGCTCTTTGTTGCAAGATATAATCGTCGTGGTCAACGTCATCAGAAGTACAAATAAAGCTTGCCGTAAAACGACGGGATGGGCGAAGGCGACTCTCATGCTTTAAATATAGCTCAGCGTGAAAAATTCACAATGCTGTAGGAGAAACGACCCATTCGGCAGCGGAAAAATTCGGTGCTTGTATTCCGGAGTAACATTACGGCAATCAAGCCGCTCGCTCGCGCACCGAACGGCACCTGCGGTTGTGTTGAGAAGCCGGAAGAAAAGGTTGTGGCAGATGCGAGATCGGCGATCGGTGAGTCGACCAAAAAATCCTGATTAAACCGGCAGTTCTTAAAGCGGCGACTGCAAACGGTGACGATGTTGTCGAGATCGCCGCGACCACAATTCGCGTAGATAGCCTAGGAATCCGACCAAAAAAAGTATGATGAGGCTGAACCCGCTCTTCCCGTCTATCCGGCCGCAGCCCGCCGCTTTGCTGTTGACACCGACGTT
Encoded proteins:
- a CDS encoding thermonuclease family protein — its product is MSIALFTLGCSRTEKTPGGQGAAETPAAVSAEGVPEKGTTTSPQEIFTGESAKVLKVVQADTLKISMGKKKYDVKLYGVVLPGKKPAVMAKAKKFAADLVLGKEVLVDAKGKDRKGRIFAMVSLPPGPNLNHELVREGYAQWNQKHAKDIYAKDLQDQAKMAKKGMWAEPKKKRG
- a CDS encoding MGMT family protein, which codes for MGEFVYDWVRKIPSGRVMTYGQISALLKGRLSARAVGWMMHSSPKGVPWHRVVNASGGCSTDRLSSLPAGFQRHLLEKEKVKFRTNGTMNLNRYRWIPTVLLLFL